The window CGGCGGAAGCGACGCCTCTGGGCCGGGTCGACGCGGTCGATCGGCAGCTCGATCTCGGGCGCTTCGCTGTAGAACGCCAGCCACAGGGGGCGCAGGCCGTAGTAGCTGCGGTACACCTTGATCCGGTACTGGACGCTCTGGGCCTGGTCGCTGATGGTGGGCACGAGCCAGCCGATGAGCGTGAGCATGGCGCCGACATCGCCGCAGGTCCAGGCGAAGCCCTCCCAGCCTGCGAGGGAGGTGTCGAAGGCGCCAGCGATCACGTTGCCGATGCGGACCGCGCTGTATCCGAGGGTGACGGTGGCCCCGAGGGCGACGATGCGCAGGCCGTAGCGGACGGACCCGCGGATGCTGCGGCGGGCCAGGCGCCAGCAGGCGCGGGCGAGGAACAGCTCGCCGATGGTGTAGGCCGTGACGTACAGGGTGAGGTACGCGGCGTACCAGTCGTCGTGCGCGTAGTACAGCGTGAAGTCGATCGGATGCGGCGCACTGGGCGTCAGCAGGGCGAACAGCACCAACAGTCCGGCGATCACCGCGAAGCTGGCCCCGAGCCACCGGCGACTCCGCCGGCGGGCGACATCGGGCGGGGATCCCCAGTACGTGAGGACCACCTGCTGACAGGCCAGGAGCGCGACCACGCAGCCTTGCGCGAGGGGCACGGAGAGGTTGACGGTGGCGAGGACTCGGTCGAGGTAGTTCCACATCGGCGTGATGGAGAACAGGAACGACAGTCCTGACAGCAGGAAGACGGCGGCCAGCGCGGTGGAGGCCGGGTCTCGGCGGCGGGTCGGCACGTCCCGCAGGAGGCAGAGGAAGCCGAGCGTGGCGACGACGAGGCTGATCGGATGGAGCAGGTCCTTCACGTCCGGGCCTCCCGTCGGCGCAGCAGCGTGTGCGTGACCCGGTCCTGCACCTCGTCTCCGGAGGACTCGTCGCTGCGCAGCCACCGGTCGATGATCCGGCGCTGGAGCAGCGAAGCGAGGAGTTCGGTGTCCCGCTCCTCGTCCTCCTCGTACTTGGTACGCCCCAGCATCATCTGCACGGTGGCCGGATCCACACTGGTGATGAAGGACGGAGCCAGCGCGGACACCGGCCGGTTCTCATGGTGACCGAGCAGGAGGTGGCTGAATTCGTGGGCGATGATGTGGTCCTGGTGCAGGGAGCTGGTCCGCGGGTCGTAGAAGACGTGGACGGCACTCTCCGTGACGGCGCATGCCCCGCACACCGAGGGCGCCTGCTCCCGGGGCTCTAGGACCACCTTCCGTCCGGTACGGCGGGAGACCTCGTCGCTGAGATCGCGGATATTGGTGACGTGCGGGAGCTTCAGCTCGGCCAGAAGGTCAGGCCGGCGCAGCCTACGTGCAGACCACATTGCTTTTCCTTGATCACTTACTGAACTAAGGCCGTTTTACGCGCCAGTTGAGGGCGGCAACCCCTCGGATTTTCGTACGCTCTCGACAATCCCCAGGACGGCGTCTTTTCCGTCCGCAGAGACGTCGGATAGGCGAAGAAGAACGTTTTTGATCTTCGCGTCCCGAAGCAGCGCGAGCAACTCAAGCTCCTGCACGGTCTTTTCAGCGACGGCATCGTCGAACCAATAAGCGGGATCCACCCCGAAAAACCCTGCGAGCGCTTCGAGATGACGCTTCGTCGGGTTATCGCGCTGCCCCGTCCGAAGGAGCCACAGGTACTGGGCCGACAGTTTGCCCAGGCCCCGCTTCTCCATCAGCTCGGCCACTTCAGCATTGCTGAAGGGGCCGCGATCGGGCGGGTGCACCGTGTCGAACAGGCGGTTTAGGCGGTCCATGAGCCCCTTGGGGTTCACCTGACCTTCGATGGACTCTTTCATGATCCTTTCCTGGGTGGACTTCGCAGCAACTTCAACCACCCTACCCCGCCATAAACGCCAGTTGACGGGTTGATCCCCCATATGGAAAGTTCTTCCTCACCAGCACGTTTCCGTGTGGCACGCCGCCTGTTTCAGGTCGACCTGTCCGTTTCTACCGGCAGGGGTACGCCGGAGGACGTGGCGCAAGCCACGTTCACCCAGCGACATGCGTCACGTCTGGCCCGCAAAACTTTGATCCTCGACCAGAAAGCGCGGAGGCGACGGTGGAAACACCTCATCCACATCGCATTTCCGCTGCGGAGGACATTAGACACTCGTTCCAATTCGGACACATTGGCACGATCTCGACAGTCGGGGCAACCGCGGCAACGGTGCCCCTCGACGCCGGAGGGCGGCCCGCGCCGAGCCCCACAGGGGGCTCCGGCGGCAGATCATGCGGTGACTCTCTGCAACCAGTACAGAGTTTAAGAACCAAGTCTGGATCTTGACACGGGTCCGTGCGTATGTTCGTCGTCCCCGGGCAGCCCGCCTGCGAGGACGGACGTGAGGAGCCCGAGAGCACGGACCGGACCGAGTAGGTCCCGCAAAACAGCGACGGCGCCCGAGAGCGTGAACTCCCGGACGCCGAACGCTAAGTGGCACGTCCGCCCCGGCAAGGGCGGAGATTGCCCACCATCACCACGCTGAGTCCTTCCAGGGGCGCACCAGCGTGGCAACACTGCAAAGGGGAGTATCGCATGTCTCCTGCCCTGCGCGAAAGGCCCTTCCGCCTGGCCTGCGCGGCAGCCACCTCCGTCTCGGCGCTTCAGCGCGCCGAGCCGAACCACACCATCCCGGCCCCGGCGAACCGCCGGCACCGCCCGCTCATCGGGAGCGGCCGATGAGCAGCGAGGCCCGCGAGTGGGTGTGGGAGCACAGCTCCAGCCGGGGAGCGGCGCGCCTGGTCCTGCTCTCGATTGCCGACCGTGTGGCCGACGAGCAGTGCGTCTCCTGGGCCTCGCTGTCCAGCCTGGCCAAGCGCACGCGCGCTTCCGTGTCCACGGTGCGCGAGGCCATCGACCGCCTGGTCGACGCCGGTGAGCTGGAGCAGCTCGACGACCTCGTCGGCCCTCAGCGCAGCACGGTCTACCGCCTGCCTCTCGCCGCCGTAGCGGTTGCACAGGCTCTGCGAGCGCAGCAGCAGGGCGAGGTGGGGGACAGCGACACGGCAGCGTCAGACGAGCCCGCTGTCCCTCTGAAACTCCGGCTCTCAGCTCTGCGCCGATTCGGAATCCGTCCGCGTGAGGTGCCGGATTCCCCCGCGAGGGTCCGGAAACCGGCAGTACCGGAAACCGGCAGGTCCCGACGGAAACCGGCACCTCGACGTACCGGAAACCGGCACAGCGATGTACCGGAAACCGGCACACAGAACCGTAGTGAACCTGATTTGAACCGGAGGTACAGCAGTGGTGGTGCGGCTGTCACCTCGGCTGCCGAGTGGCAGGTCGACCCAGCCACCCATGCGTGGGCCCGCCAGCAGGGACACCTCGATCGCCTCGGCGAGGAGGGTCTGCAGGCGGCCGACGCGAAGTGGCGTGCCCACCGCGCCGACTTCAAGCCGAGGCCGGCGGATGCCTGGGCTGCCGACTGGCGCTCCTGGGTCGCCCGAGAGCACGCCCCCAGTCGCCCGAACCTCTATGCCGTGCCCGGCAAGGGTCCGGCTGCACCCGGCGGCATGACCCGGGCCGAGGCCCACACCGCCGCTCTCCTCGCCGCCCTCGACGAGCCGACCGGAACGGAGGGCTGACCGTGGACCGCCGCGAAATCGCCGCCCTGCTGGCCTACATCGGCCGACTCGACCCCCGCACCATCCGCACCGACCAGGGCGAGGCCCGCGACCAGCTCGCCCAGTGGCACGAGCTGCTCGGCGACGTGCCGATGGTCACCCCGCACGGCTGGGACGCCCGCGTCGCCGCCCGCCAGCACATCCGCACCTCGCCGTTCCAGATCCTGCCCGCGGACGTCGCCCGTCCCTGGGAGAGCTACCGGCGCGACCGCCTGGCCCGGCACTCCGACCCCACGCCGTCCGTCGACCCGGACGACCAGGCCGCCTGGACCGCCGAGCTGGTCGGCACCCGACGCGCCGTCGCCGCCGGCACCGCGCAGCCCGCACAGGCCCGGGCGATCACCACCGGTCGCGACGGAATCGACCCAAAGCTGGAGTCCCGGCTGCGGGAGATCGGCTCCTGCATACCGCCCGCCGCCCGTGCCGCCCTCGCGCCCTACCGGCCAGCGCGAGCAGCTCGTGAGGCCGCCGTCGCGCAGGGGCTGCCCGACGCTCTGAGCGTCCGGTGCGAGTGGTGCCTGGCCCAGCCCGGCGAGCCGTGTCGTCGCCGCCGGATCGGCCCCGACGGCGGAGCGCGCGGGACCGCCCCGCGCGCCATCCCGCACCCCGGCCGCCTCGACCTCGCCGCCGCCCAGCAAGCCCAGCCGAGCGAGCAGGTCCAGCAGCCCGCCATGGCCTGACCGGCGCATCCGGCACGTGCACCCCGTCCGGTGCACCGCCACCCAACACCACCGTCCCGCCCCGGCTGCGGCGCACGCCCTCGCACCGCAGCCGGCACCCGACGCCGCATCCGCCCAGCACCGCCCCAGCCGGCCGCCGCGGCAGCACATCGGAGACCCCCTTGCGCCACATCACCACCCACGACGCGCCGGCCACCGGCCTGCGCGGCGTCGGAGACACCAGCTGGCACACCCGCGGAGCGTGCCACGGCATGGACGTCGAGGACGCCAACGCCGTCTTCTTCCCCGGGCCCCGGGACCACGAGGACATCGCCGAGGCGAAGGAACTGTGCGGCTGGTGCCCGGTACGCCGGGACTGCCTCGACTTCGCCCTGGAGAACGTCCTCAAGGAGGGCATCTGGGGCGGCCTCACCGAAGCCGAGCGGCGCCCCCTGCACGACGGACTGCCCCAGCGCCTCGACTACCGGCGCGTGACGGCCTTCTTCCAGGGACGCGACGTGCACCTGACCGAGGCCGAGCGGCAGGTCGTCATCGACCACGCCTACGTACGCGGCTGGCGGCCCGACCGGCTCGCCGCTGCCCTGCAGATCAGCCACAAGCACGCCCGTGACCTGCTCCGGCAGGCTGCCAACAAGGTGTTCGACCGCGACCGCACCTACGGCGTGCCGCGGCCCAAGAAGAAGCGGAAAAAGACCACTCCGGCAGCAGGGAGCCCCGCGCCCGCCGCACCCGGCACACAGCAGCCGGTATCCCGCCCGGCAGCGTCGACTCCGGCGCACGCCCCTCTCGGAAAGGCCGCATGACCCACCCCGTCCTGGCCCTGAGCGCCGCTCCGGATCTCCCTCTCCTCCTCGCCGTCGGCGTGCCCGCCGCCCTCGTGCTGGTGCTGACCGCCTGGGCGTTCCGGCGCCGAGGAACCCGCCCGCAGAAACGTCTCGGCGGCCCAGCGGTCAAGGTCGCCGCCCTTGCCGCCCTCGGCTGCACCGCCTACAGCGCAGACACGAGCTGGCGTTTCGCCGCCGACTACCTCGACATGGCCGGCACCGCAGAGCGAGCCGGGATGTTCGCCGCGGCCGAGCTGGCGCTCTTCGCGACCGCGTTGATGGCACGGCAGAACCTGGCCGCTCAGGGCGCCCCCGGCCTGCCGGGCACGCTGGTCTGGGTGATCACAGGAGTGCAGGTGATCCCCGCCTACGCCGAGAGCGGCCCTGTCGGCGGCACGGTCCGGGCCTTCGTCGGGCCGGTCATGGCTGCGATGCTGTGGCACCTCGCCATGGGAATCGAGCTGCGTCTGCGCACCCCTGGCGCCGCCTCCCACGGACTGATCGCCGTCCTGGGCCGGGAGGCACGCGAGCGGCTGCTGTCCCGCCTCGGTATCGCCGCGCGAGACCGCGACGCCGCGCAGATCACCCGGGACCGGGCAACCGCCCGCGCGGTCGCCCTGGCCGCCCGTCTCGCCGAGCGCACGCCCGAGCAGCAGCGGAGTCGGAGCGGCCGTCGGCTCACGCGGCGCTTGTCGAAGGCGGTCGGCAGGGCATCGGTCGGGACCGACGCCCGCCAGCGCGCGCAGCTGCTCGACCAGCTCGCCGCCCGCCGGCACGCCCTCGCGCTCGCTACGGTCCCGCTGCCCTCTCCCTGGTCCCCGGTGCACAGCACCGCCACGGCAGCCACGGTCCCCTCGCAGCCCGCCTCGAAAGCGCCGGTCCCCGTAGCCGGTCCCGACGAGTCGGGCGGGGACCGGGGACCGTGCAAGCCGAGGGGACCGGTCCCCGAAATCGCGGACTCGACGGAGTCGTCAAGCGCGGGGACCGAAGGCGAGGACGCGGGGACCGAAGGCGAGGACGCGGGGACCGAAGGCGAGGACGCGGGGACCGAAGGCGAGGACGCGGGGACCGGCGTGGGGACCGAGGCCCCAGAAAGGGACGCGGTCCCGGGGACCGGTCCCGCCGATTCGGAAGCCTCGGCGGGGGACGCCGGAAGCGTGGGGACCGACCTTCCTGCGCGAGAAGTACCTGCTCAGGGCGCCGATTCGCATCGGGGACCGACCGACACCAACACGGGGACCGAGCCCACCGGGGACCGGGGACCGACCGACACCAACACGGGGACCGAGCCCACCGGGGACCGGGGACACAACGTCCCCCTCCGGCGGAAGACGACCACGAAGACCAGGACGAAGAACAAGGGGAAGCGCGGCCGGTCCCGCACCCCGCAGACACAGCGCCCGCCACGCGAGCCGGAGCAGTCGGTGGACCAGCTCGTCCAGCAGGTCCGCCCCCACGTCCCCGCCCTGCTCGAACGGGACGGAAACGAGTCCGTCACCCGAGTCCAGCTGCGGGAGATCCTCCGCCGCGAGGGCCTGAAGGGCGGCCGGAACGACCGGCTGAGCCTCGTCCTCCAGGAACTGCGGAGCGACGACACCACCAAGACAAGGAGCACCGCCCGATGAAGACCTGCCACCAGTTCGACACCGTCCGCGCGGAGTACGAGCGGGAGATCGGCTTCATGCTCGCCCACTCCAAGCGGCACGAGGGCAGGCCGGCGGCGAAGTCCAGCGCAAAGCAGGCTGCCTCGACGAAGCAGCGGATGGCCCGGGCCCTCAACAGCCACGTCGGGCGCTGCCCCGAGTGCGGCTGAACCGCGCCAAAGCCCCAGCTCAACGCCCCTATCCGCAACAGGTGGCCCGGATCCGTGCCGGGCCACCGTCCCGCTTAAGGAGGTACGCCGTGATTCCGCGTCCCCCTCGTTCATCCGAGCCCACCGCCGCCGAGGCCAGCGCCTGGGCAGACGTCCTGGTCCGCCGGCGACTCCTGCACGCCGCCGTCCTCACGCCGACCGGCCAGTGGCTCGTCCAGGACCACCCCGACGAGCCCGTCCGCGTCCTCACGGGACCGGCCGACGTCCTCGCGCTGGCCGCGACGATCCAGCACCACACCCGCTCCACGAGGTCCGAATCCCGATGACGAACCCCACCCAGAACGGCAACACCCCGGTACCTGATCCGGACTCCAACTCGGTCTCGGGGCGAGCAAGATGGAGGTTCGGACACTCCCCCGAGGGGGCAGTGTCCGAACCCGTCCCCGCCCCTGGGGTGGCGGGGCCCGACTGGCACCAGGGGGCGCCAGTCGGGAAGACTGCGACCGAGGGCGGATCGCAGCCAAAAGCCGCCCACAAGGGGCGGCCGAAGGGGCGAGCGCGTCCGCGCGACAAGAAGCAGCGTCGCGCACACAGCGTCCGCCTCAACCCGTCCGAACTCGCTCTCATCCAGGCCGGAGCAGACGCCGCCGGTATGAGCGTGGCGGGGTTCCTCGCCTACGCCGGGCTAGCCATGGCCCGCGACCAGTCCCGTACCGCCGTCGCCATAGCCACCGAACGCGACGTGCTCACCGAACTGTTCGCGATGAGGCGGCAGCTCGGCTGGGCCGGCAGCAACCTCAATCAAGCCGCCAAGATCCTCAACTCCGGCGGTGACGTTCCCCAGCTGACCCAAGTGATGGCCGACGTCCACCGAGCGGCCGACGCGGTGAGGATGGCTGCCGACAAGGTAGCCAACCGGCAGGCAGACGAGGCGCCTTGATTCCACAGATCCACAAGCAGGGCAGCCACACCCTGGGCCTGCTGTACTACCTCTACGGCAAGGGAACCCACGAGGAACACGTCGATCCACATCTCGTCGCCTCCTTCGACGGCATGTCGCCTGACCCCGGACGCGATGCGACAGCTACCCAGAAGGATCTCGGGCAGCTGCTCGACCAGCCCCTCCATCTTCTTGCCGCGGATCAACGCCCCGACAAGCACGTGTGGCACTGCTCGGTGCGTGCTGCGCCCGACGACCCGATCCTGACCGACGACCAGTGGGCGGACATCGCGCGTCGCATCGGCGCCGCCACAGGGATCGACCCGCGCGACGGCGCGGGCTGCCGCTGGGCCGCCGTGCGGCACGCTGACGACCACATCCACATCGTTGCCACCCTCGTGCGCGAAGACGGCCGACGCCCCGACCACCACCGATCCGGTAAACGGGCGCAAGCCGAAGCCCGTCTCATCGAGAAGGAACTCGGGCTCCGGCAGGTCGCCCCCGGCGACGGCACCGCCGCACAGCGGCCCACCAGTGCCGAACGGCACAAGGCCGAACGCCAGGGTCGCGAGCGCACCGCCCGCGAGGAGCTGCGCGAGACGGCACGGCGCGCGGTGTCCGGTGCGAGGAGTGACGAGGAGTTCTTCGACCGGCTCGCCGCCGCCGGCCTCCTGATCCGTAAGCGCGCCGCGCCCTCCGGAGACCTCCTCGGATACAAGGTCGCTCTGCCCGACGACCTGAACAAGGACGGCGAGCCGGTGTTCTACCCCGGCGCGCGCCTGGCCCCCGACCTGTCGCTGCCCCGCATCCGGGAGCGCTGGTCCGGCGACACCGGGCCCGATCCGACTCCACGGCAGGAGGATACGGTCCATACGGGGCCCGGCACCCCGGCCTCCGCCCGCCGCAGGACGGCATCGGCCGCGTGGCAGGCCGTGCTCATCGTCGAGCACGGCGACGACGCGGTCGCCGCCGCCCACATCGCCGCCGCCGGCGAGGTCCTGGACGCGCTCGCGAAGACCTCCGCCGCACACACCCGCCGCGATCTGCGAGACGCCGCAACAGCGTTCGAGCGGGCCTCCCGCTCCCACGTACGCGCCGTACGGGGGCACGACCGCGCGCTGCGGCAGGCCGCCCGCGACCTCGTCCACGGCGGGCCCGCCCTCGGCCGCGGTGAGGACGGTGCCACCACCGCGATGGCGATCGACATGCTGTTCTTCCTCATCACCGCCGCTGCCCACTGGCACGCGAGAAAGGGCCACGCCCAGCAGGCCGAAGCCGCCGCCCATGCCGCCGAGCACCTGCGCACCGCCTACCAGGCCGCCGCCGCCCAGCCCCTCGGCGTGCTCTACCAGCGAGGCCGACGTTTGAGCCGACCGGTACTCCAGCGGCAGACGGTGCTGCTGCGCGAGGCGCTGCCAGGGCTGGCCGAGCAGATCCTTGCCGAGCCCGGCTGGTACGCACTGGCCGCGACCATCGCGGAAGCCGAAGCCGCCGGCCACGATCCGGCCGCTCTTCTGTCCGACGCGGTAGAGCGTCGCGAACTCGACACCGCGGACTCGGTGAGCGATGTACTGGTGTGGCGGATGCGACGGACAGCCGATCTGCCCGCCGACGCCTCAAGCCTGCCCGAGACCAGCACCGCTGGGGTCCAGTCCGCAACACGCAGGACGACGACCAGGCCCTTCGCACCCGGACGTCGCCGCAGCGGAGAGGAGACATCGAGCAAGACCCGGTGAGCCTGCCGAGTGCCGGGGCGGTATCAGCGCACCACCGAGACCAGGGACACCGCCACCGCCCCGCACGCGACCCACAGCATGGCCATACGCCACACCGGCCCCCGACGGAGTGCAGGCCCGAGCTGTGGGGTGCGGGCGCCGGAGCACGCGCAGGAGGGAAGGGAATGGCGCAGGTGCGGCGAGTCGAGCCAGTAGGCGCCGCGCAGTTGGGCGGTGGGAGAGGACGAGATGTGTTCGGGCACACCGTGGCAACGTCACTCTTCCGCTCGGAGACACGCGCCGTGGCCAACTCGTCATCCTCCGGCCTCGGGAGGCGAGGAACTGCCCGATGACCTGCCCGAAGGTGACTGTGGACTTTGTGAATTGAAACCGCCAGAGGCGTAGTGCACGATCATGAAGCGAGCAGGACGAGGCAAAGGAGGACGCCAGGGTGTTTCACCGAATACGCCGCCGGGCCAAGGAGCCCAGCGAGGCGCAGCGCCAGATCGCCGAGCTGCATGCGCGGCTGCAGAACCAGGTCCCGCCCGGGTTCGGGGTGTCGCCGGTCGAGCCGGAGCGCACCGAGCCGACCACCGTGGTGGACGACTTCCTTCCGCCGGAGCTGCGAGTGCCCAGCCACGACCAGGTCGACGGCAAGATGATGCCGTGGAAGCAGCCGCTCGTCCTCGATGGTGAGATGGTCGCCTGCGTCGAGTGCGGCGCGTATCGGGACTGGCTCATCCTCTCCACGCGCGACCAGATCTGGCTGCGCTGCCGGGTCGGCCACCAGCAGCAGGAGACCAGACTCGACACCGCCTGGTTCAACCGGAACTTCGGGCCGGCAGACGCGACGCACGCCACGTTCGAGGACTGCCTGCGCCACCTCGGGCACTGACCCCCACTCCTACGACCCCACCGGGCCCGCGGGCCCGCACTGACCACCCGTCGCCTAGCACCAAGGGGTCAGTTCCGTCATGCGCGTTCGCGTCGCCACCACCGCCCTCGGCATCACCGCCGCCCTCCTCGCCGTGCCCGCCTGCTCCACCGACACCACCGGCACCAAGCCCGACACCGCTCCCTCCGCCCGTACCGGGAAGCCGGCCGACGCAGCCCAGCAGGCTGCTCCGCTCGCGTCGGCCGCGCTGGAGACGCGCCTGCTCGACCAGAGCGACCTAGGCAACGGCTACCTGCGCAAGCCGGAGCGCCCCACCCAGAACGACGACGTCACCGTCATCGGCTGCCCGGCCCTGAGCGAGCTGGGCGGCGACGCGGCGACCGGCGGCACCCTCACCTTCCCGCACAAGGCGAAGGCGTCCTTCACCTATGGCGGCAGCTCCTCGGAGGTCTCCGAGGAGCTGTACAGCGACAGCGTGGAGAAACTGTCCGGCGGCATCGACCGGATCTTCGACGCCATGACCGGCTGCCCGACCTATCAGGTCGTAGCGGGCGGCACCCCGATCGACATGGCCTCGCAAAAGCTGCCCGCACCCCGCGGCCTCGGTGACGAGCAGTGGAGCCAGCTCTTGACGTTCTCCACCGGAGGACGCAGCATCGTGGTCAAGCAGACCGCGATCCGCGACGGCAGCCTGCTGCTGATCGTTTCCGGCTCCCCGGCCCTCGTCGACCGCCACCTCGGCAAGGCCCTAGACAAGGCCACGGCGACGAGCTGACCTGCCCGCCCGCCATGCTGCTGCCCCCGACCACGGTGGTCGGGGGCAGCAGCGCGTTACTGGCCGACCCGCTGAGCGGCGCGAGCAGCTTGGCCTGACACCCAGGCTCGAACCTGTCCGGGCTGTACGTAGAGCACGTTCGGGTTGTGGTTGTGAGGCCCATAGCCGCTGGAAGCATTGACGAATACGCGCCTGCGGGAACGTGCCAGTTCCAGAACCAGGCATCCTGTTGCCGACTGGTATCGCACCAGGTCACGACGGCCTTCGAGCCACGGCGTCCGTGCTGATAGACCCGCGTGACCTGGAGAAGTTGCCCTTGCCCGGAACTCCGGTGCTGTTGGAATGCCTGCCACTGAGCCGCGAGGGCGGCCGTGCGCTTGCGACGTGACCGGACCGACAGCGCGACCGTCACGGCGACGACGAGAGCGATGGCGACAAGGACGCCAGGGCTGGGGTGCATTGCCGCATCCTGCATCGTGCCGTCACAGGGTGGCAAACCCCGCGGGAACACCGAAGGCCGGCCGCCCGGCGACAGCGCCTCACGCCGGGCCGGTCCTCCCGACTGCCGTAGTGCACACCGGCGTTTACGGCTCTGGAAGCAAAAAGCCCGGCCCCTCCAAACTGGGAGGGCCGGGCTGCGTGCGTCGGGAACCGAGCGCGGGATGTTAGATGGCTGGCGCGCGCAGGAGGCGCTCCTGGGTGGCCTCGGGCAGCACCCGGCGCAGGACCGGCGCGGTCGAGCTGAGGGAGGCGGCGAAAGCTGCCACGAGGTCGTGCGGGACGCTGGCCCCGAAGGAGGCTGCCCACAGGCAGGGTGCGCCGAGCGCGGGCTCGGCCCATGCCTGCCATCCGGCCGGTCCCGCCTCGTCGGCCTCGGTCGTCAGGGCGCGCGGGTCGGCGTCCTGGATGAGGGGCGGCACCTCCCCGAGGCAGATGTGCGAGGTGAACATCGGGTCCGTTGCTGCCGCCTGGGGCTGGTCGATGTCGCGGAGCCAACCGTGGGCGGCGACTGCGTCGAGGACCAGCTCGGGGCCGGCGAGCGGCACGGCGGGCTGGTCGCGGGCGTCGAGCGCGACGAGGAAGTCGGCCACAGCCTCGCCGGGGACGTCGGTGGTGAAGTAGGCCGACCACTGAGCGAGCGGGCTGCTCGTGTCCGCGCGGGCGGAGATCTGCCAGGCGATCGGCAGTTCTCCCAGGTGGAACGGCTCGTCCGCCAGACTCCACTGCGCCCATCGGAGGGCGTCGGGGCTGATGTGCAGGACGGTGCTGCGCAGGACCTGACGGTCCTCCGGTGCCTCGTCCGGCTCGTGCCGTCCGCGGACGATCGTCAGGCTCGTCCAGCCAAGGCCGGACAGCGTGTCGGCGATGGCGTCGTAGAGGCGCCCATCGTCACCGGCCAGATGCCGGGGACCGACCCAGAACGCGGGCTGGTCGCCGCTCGGGGTGGACGCGTCGAGCGGGAAGTCGGGGTACAGGGGCGCCTCCAAGGGCTCGGTTCGGGTCTAGTTGCCGCCGGCACTGCGGCGGGGGCGGCGCGGAGGTGCCTGGACGGGGCCCTGCCAGGTCAGGGCGACGGCGACCTCGGGCGGCAGATGGCCGAGTTGTGCGTCCTCGTCCCGCCCTTCGGCGAGGTAGACGACGGTCCGGCCGGTTTCGTCCACCGACTGCACGACCTGCGCCAGGCGGTGTGCCATCGGAAAGAAGGGGTTCATGGCCTGGCGGACCGGAGCACTCCGGTCGCAAGCGGACAGCAGGTCGATGAGATCACCGACGGTCATCTCCGGGGACGTCACGAACAGCCTCCTGGGGTGAGGGGAAACGGGGGAGCGAAGGAACGGGCCGGCGGCCGGCAGTTAGCCAGCCCTCCGAGTGAGTCCTTCCGGTGGGCTCTGCACGGTCATACGCGACGCGACGTCTCCAGCACGCGCGCCACGGCGGCGGCGACAATGTCGGCCGGCGTCTCGGTGTCGAACGACAGGTGATAACCGGGCAC is drawn from Streptomyces sp. NBC_01717 and contains these coding sequences:
- a CDS encoding DUF317 domain-containing protein → MEAPLYPDFPLDASTPSGDQPAFWVGPRHLAGDDGRLYDAIADTLSGLGWTSLTIVRGRHEPDEAPEDRQVLRSTVLHISPDALRWAQWSLADEPFHLGELPIAWQISARADTSSPLAQWSAYFTTDVPGEAVADFLVALDARDQPAVPLAGPELVLDAVAAHGWLRDIDQPQAAATDPMFTSHICLGEVPPLIQDADPRALTTEADEAGPAGWQAWAEPALGAPCLWAASFGASVPHDLVAAFAASLSSTAPVLRRVLPEATQERLLRAPAI